The genomic window TGCCGGGGTTCGACAGCGGGAAGATCGCGAAGTCGATCGCCTCCGTCTTCAGCATCGACGTCTCGGAGCCCGAGACCACCGGCGAGAGGGCGATGAGCACGATCGCCGAGATGAGTCCGCCGTACATGCTCCAGAGGGCGCCGCGCGTCGTGAAGCCCTTCCAGAAGAGCGAGTACACGATCGTGGGCAGGTTCGCCGAGGCGGCGACCGCGAACGCGAGTGCCACGAGGAACGCGACGTTCTGGCCGTTGGCGCCGATGCCGCCGATGATCGCGACGATGCCGATGATGACCACCGTGCGGCGCGCGACCTTCACCTCGGCGCCCGGCTCGGGACTGCCCTTCTTCACGACCGACGCGTAGATGTCGTGCGCGAAGGAGGCCGCCGCGGTGATGGTGAGGCCGGCGACGACCGCGAGGATCGTCGCGAATGCGATCGCCGAGATGAGCCCGAGCAGCAGCGGGCCGCCGAGCGAGAACGCGAGCAGCGGAGCCGCCGAGTTCGGGCCGCCGGGTGCGGCAGCGATGACCTCGGGGCCCACGAGGGCCGCGGCGCCGTAGCCGAGCACGAGCGTGAACACGTAGAAGATGCCGATGAGCCAGATCGCCCAGACGACCGACTTGCGGGCCTCCTTCGCGGTGGGCACCGTGTAGAAGCGCATGAGCACGTGCGGGAGCGCGGCGGTGCCGAGCACGAGTGCGAGGCCGAGCGAGACGAAGTCGATCTTCGAGACATCCGACACGCCGTACTTCAGGCCGGGGTCGAGGATCGCCGGGTTCCCCGCCACCTCGACCGCGCGGTCGAGCAGCGACGAGAAGTTGAACCCGAACATCGCGAGCACCCAGACCGTCATGACGCCGGCGCCCGCGATGAGCAGCACCGCCTTGATGATCTGCACCCACGTGGTGCCCTTCATGCCGCCCACGAGCACGTAGAGGATCATGAGCGCGCCGACGACCGTGATGACCACGGCCTGCCCGACGCCGTCGCCGACGCCGAGCAGCAGCGAGACGAGCCCGCCCGCCCCGGCCATCTGCGCGAGCAGGTAGAAGAAGCAGACGACCAGGGTCGTGGTCGCGGCCGCGATGCGCACGGGGCGCTGCTTCAGCCGGAACGAGAGCACGTCGGCCATCGTGAACTTGCCCGTGTTGCGCAGCAGCTCGGCGACGAGCAGCAGCGCGACGAGCCACGCGACGAGGAAGCCGATCGAGTAGAGGAACCCGTCGTACCCGGTCATCGCGATCGCGCCGACGATGCCGAGGAACGACGCCGCCGAGAGGTAGTCGCCCGCGATCGCCGAGCCGTTCTGGCCGCCCGTGAAGGAGCGGCCGGCCGCGTAGTAGTCGGCCGCGGTCTTGTTGTTCCGGCTGGCCCGGAACACGATGACCATCGTGATGGCGACGAACGCGCCGAAGATCCCGATGTTGAGCCAGGGGTTGCCGGGCGAGGTGCTCGCCGCTTCGAAGTGCAGCATCAGCGGGTCACCCCCTCGCCGTTCGCCGCGAGCCGCTCGGCGAACACGCCGGTCTCGATCTCGTCGCGGATGCGCTCGGCCTGCGGGTCGAAGTGCCGGTTCGCGAAGCGCACGTACCACATGGTCACCGCGAACGTCGTGACCACCTGCGCGAGGCCGAGGAGCATGGCCACGTTGATGCTGCCGAACACGCGCGTCGACATGAAGTCGACCGCGTACACGGCCAGCAGCACGTAGGCGAAGTACCACACCAGGCACGCGCCCAGCACGGGGAAGACGAAGCTCCGGTGGGTCCGGCGGAGCTCCTGGAACTCTGGTGATTGCTGCACGGCGGGGTAGTCGACGTGGCTCAGGTCGACATCCGCGCTCTGGGCGTCGTTGCCCATGGCGTCTCTCCTTCGAGGGGGTCGCGGCCGGGGCTGGCCCCGCGCCGCTGCGGTCGCAATGCGTCCATGGTGGTCGGGCGGATGTCGCGACGGGGCGCTCGACCGTTCGTCGTCGCCGAACGGCGGGAGCGGTGCGACGAACGGCGGGCGGGCACGACGAACGACGGCGACGACGCCGGGCGCGACCTCTAGAGTGACGTGCATGCCCGAGTCGATGCTGCTCGTCGCCGCCGCCGGCGTCGTCGCGGGCGCGCTCGCGGTGGGCGTCGTGGTGCTGCTGCGGCGGCTCGTGGTGCAGTCGCGCGAGCTCGGCACGGACGCCGAGCAGGCGACCTACCAGACCCTGCACCTGGCATCCCGGGCCGCGAAGCACCTCCGGGGTGACATGACCGAGTCCGATGCGGCGCGCGCCGCGCGTCAGCTGCGCGCGATGCTCGGCGCCGACACGCTCGCGCTCGTGATGGCCGGCGGCCCGGTCGCGGTCGACGGCGACGAGACGCTCGTCGCAGCGGCCGAGCGATTGGCCGACGAGGCCGTCGCGTCGGGCCGGCCGCAGGTCGAGCGGCGCGTGCCGACCCCGTCGGGCGAGACGGATGCCGCGGCCGCGCCGATCCGCGCGGGCGACGAGGTCGTCGGGGCCGTCGTGGCCTTCGCGCCGCGCGTGCGCGCGGGCCTCGTGCGCGCGACGGGCGAGGTCGCGGAATGGGTCGCCGCGCAGGTCGAGCTCGGCGAGCTCGACGCATCCCGCGCGGCGCTCGCCGAGCTCGAGGTGCGCGCGCTGCGCGCGCAGATCAGCCCGCACTTCATCTACAACTCGCTCAACGCGATCGCGTCGTTCATCAACACCGACCCGGCGAAGGCGCGCGAGCTCGTACTCGAGTTCGCCGACTTCACGCGGTACTCGTTCCGGCGGCATGGCGACTTCACGACCGTCGCCGAGGAACTGCGCTCGATCGACTCCTACCTCGAGCTCGAGCGGGCGCGGTTCGGCGACCGGCTGAAGGTGACCCTCCAGGTGGCGCCCGAGGTGCTCTCGACCGTCATCCCGTTCCTGTCGATCCAGCCGCTCGTCGAGAACGCCGTGCGCCACGGCCTCGAGGGCAAGGAGGGCGGCGGGCGTATCACGATCACCGCCGAGGATCGCGGCGCCGATGCCGAGATCACGGTCGAGGACGACGGCGTGGGCATCGACCCCGAGGTCGTCGCCGAGGTGCTCGCGGGCGGCACGCCGGGCGAGCACGTGGGCCTGCGCAATGTCGACCTGCGCCTGCGGCAGGTGTACGGCGACGAGCACGGACTCGTCGTCGAGACGAACGTCGGTGCGGGCACGCTCGTGCGGATGCGCGTGCCGAAGTCGCAGCCCGGCCGCAGCGCGGCATCCGTCGACGTCGGCGGCCGTGGCGCGGATGGGAGACTGGTGCCGTGATCTCGGTCCTCATCGCCGACGACGAGCAGCCCGCGGTGGACGAGCTGGCGTTCCTGCTCGGCCAGGATCCCCGGATCGGCACGATCCACCGCGCGACGTCGGGCTCCGAGGCGATCCGGATCCTCACGCGCGAGCCCGTCGACGCCGCGTTCCTCGACATCCACATGCCCGGCCTCTCGGGCTTCGACCTCGCCCGGGCGCTGCAGCGCTTCGAGCACAAGCCCGCGTTCGTGTTCGTCACGGCCGACGAGGAGGGCGCGCTCGAGGCGTTCGACCTCGCCGCGGTCGACTACCTGCTGAAGCCCGTGCGCACCGAGCGGCTGCAGCGATCGGTCACGCGCATCGTCGAGGCCATGCGGCAGGCCCAGCCCGGGACGACGGATGCCGCGGCCGCGCGCCCCGAGATGATCGCCGTGACCCTCGGCGGCACCACGCGCATGATCCGCCGCGACGACGTGCGCTACGTGCAGGCGCAGGGCGACTACGCGCGCCTGCACACCGACGAGGCGAGCTACCTCGTGCGCGTCCCGATGAGCGACCTCGAACGGCAGTGGGCGGATGCCGGGTTCGTCCGTGTGCACCGGTCGTACCTCGTCGCGCTCCCCCACGTGACGCGCGTGCGGCTCGGCGGCGAACGGCCCACCGTGGTCGTCGGGCAGGCCGAGCTGCCGGTGAGCCGGAGGCTGCTGCCCGGACTGCGCGACCGGCTCGAGCAGGCGACCCCCCGGGCCCGCCCATGAGCGAGCCCGACGCGCCGGAGCCGCCCCAGCACGGCGCGCCCGGCCCTAGGGCCGACGCCGAGGACCCCGCCGCCCGGCGCCCCGAGACGCCGGCTCCGCGACCGGCGCCACCCGGGCGCGTGCGCGTGACGGCGCCGCGCACCGAGGCGGCCGCGGCATCCGCCCGCCGTTCGACGGCCCGCCGCCGCAGCTCCGCGCCCGGCGCCGGGCCGACGAGCGACGTTCAGGCCGTGTACGTGCGCTCGCTCATCCGCTCGCAGCTGCGGCTCGCGATCGTCTGCGCGGTCGCGTTCGTCGGCGCGACCGCGGTGTTCGCGATCGGCGTCGCCGCGCTGCCCGCGCTCGACGAGACGTTCGTCGCGGGCGTGCCCGTGTCGTGGCTGCTGCTCGGGCTCGGGGTCTACCCGCTCGCGATCACGGTGGCCGCCCTGTACGTGCGCGCGGCGGCGCGGAACGAGGCGCGCTACCGGGCGCTCGCGGAGGACTCGTGAACCCCGCGGTCGGCTACGCCGCGATCGCGACGGTGGCCGCGGCATCCGTGCTCATCGGGGTCTACGGCCTGCGGATCTCGCGCACGACCAGCGACTTCTACGTCGCCTCGCGCACGGTGCGACCGTGGTGGAACGCCTCGGCGATCGGCGGCGAGTACCTCTCGGCGGCGTCGTTCCTCGGCATCGCGGGGCTCATCCTGCTGACGGGCGCGTCGGCGCTGTGGTTCCCGATCGGCTATACCGCGGGCTACCTCATGCTGCTGCTGTTCGTCGCGGCGCCGCTGCGGCGCTCGGGCGCGTACACGATCCCCGACTTCACCGAGGCGCGGCTCGAGTCGGGCGCGGTGCGCCGGGTGACGAGCGTGCTCGTCGTCGTGATCGGATGGCTCTACATCGTGCCGCAGCTGCAGGGCGCGGCGCTCACGGTGCGCATCACGACGGGCCTGCCGAGCTGGGCTGGGTCGGTCGCGGTGGCCCTGCTCGTCGCGGTCGTGGTCGCCGCCGGCGGCATGCGCTCGATCACGTTCGTGCAGGCGTTCCAGTTCTGGCTGAAGCTCGCGGCGCTCGCGATCCCGGTCGTCGCCCTGCTCATCGTCACGGGCGCGGTCGAGCCCGCGCTCGCACCGTCGGCGGCCTTCCCGGCCGAGGCCGGGCCGGCCGGCCTCGAGGTGTACCGCACGGTGTCGCTCATGGTCGCCCTGCTCTTCGGCACGCTCGGCCTGCCGCACGTGCTCGTGCGCTTCTACACGAACCCGGATGGCCCGGCCGCGCGCCGCACGACGGTCATCGTGCTCGCGCTGCTCTCGGCGTTCTACCTCTTCCCCACGCTGTTCGGCCTGCTCGGCCGCTCGTTCGCGCCCGACCTGGCGAGCGCCGGCGAGGCCGACGCGCTCGTGCTCGTGCTGCCCGACCGCCTCGTTCCCGGCCTCGGCGGCCAGCTGCTCACGGCGCTCGTGATCGGCGGCGCGTTCGCGGCGTTCCTCTCGACCTCGTCGGGCCTCGTCGTCTCGGTCGCGGGCGTCATCTCGCAGGACCTCCTCGGCGGCAGCGTGCGCGGCTTCCGGATCGCCGCGTTCGCCTCGACCGCGGTGCCGCTCGCGGTCGCGCTCGCGACCGAACCGGCGGGGCTCGCGGGCAGCGTCGGGCTCGTGTTCGCGTTCACGGCGTCGACGCTCGGCCCGGTGCTCATCCTCGGCATCTGGTGGCGCGGACTCACCGCGCGCGGCGCGATCGCGGGCATGGCGACGGGCGCGCTGCTCTCCGGTGCGGCGATCCTCGGCGGAGCGCTCGTCGCGGCGTCGGCGCCCGCCATCCGCCCGCTCGTCGAGCAGCCCGCGGCATGGACGGTGCCGATCGCGGTGCTCGTGACCGTGCTGGTATCGCGCGCCGACCGACGGCGCGTGCCGCGCGGGGTCGACGCGTTCCTCGCACGCCTCCACCTGCCGGAGCGCGGCGGCGCCTGAGCTTCTCCCACGCGCCGCGCCAGGCTGCGCGATGCGGGCTGCGCGATGCAGGCCGCGCGATCGGGCCGCGCGATCGGGCCGGTGCGAAGCAGACCGCGCGATCGGGCTGGTGCGAAGCAGACTGCGCGATCAGGCTGCGCCCCGCAGGCTGCGCGATCAGGCTGCGCCATCGGGCTGGTGCGATGCAGACCGCGCGATGCGGGCTGCGCCCTGCAGGCTGCGCGATCAGGCTGCGCAATCAGGCTGCGCGATCAGGCTGCGCACTGCAGGCTGCGCACTGCGGGCTGCGCAATGCGGGTGGGGAGCGCGTGTCGCCCGCGTGTCGGCTGGCTGTGGAGCCAGACACGCGCTCCGCACCTGCGTTGCGCAGGCGCGTGAGGCGGCAGCTCGGCCGCGACCTGCGGGGAGCGGATGCCGCGCTACGGCGCCGCGACGGCGCGTGCGAGCTCGACCGGGCGCTCGCCGCGTTCGGCCAGGCGGGCCTCGAGGCCGGCCCGCACCGCGGGCCACTCGTCGGCGAGGATCGAGTACACCGCGGTGTCTCGCCACGACCCGTCGGGGCGGCGCTGCACGCGGCGGAGCACGCCCTCGAAGCGCCCGCCGAGCCGCTCGATCGCCGCGCGCGAGCGGGCGTTCAGGGCGTCGGCCTGCAGCTTCACGCGGCCGAACCCGTGGTCGAACGCGAGCCCGAGCAGCAGCAGCTTGGCCTCGGGGTTCACGGCCGTGCCCCAGACGCGCGGGTCGTAGGCGGTCCAGCCGATGTGCGCCGACTCGTTGTGCAGGTCGAGATCCCCGAGCTTCGTCCCACCCACGATCGTGCCGTCGTCGGCACCGCCCCGGAGCCGCACGGCGAACGGCAGGGCGTCGTCGGCCGGCGTGTACGAGCGCGCGAAGAACTCCGCGAACGCGTCGGCGTCGGCCGGCAGGCCCGAGGGGCCTCCGCCGAACCCGTTCGCGAACACCTCGGGCCGGCGGATGGCGCGCTCGAGCGCGACCATGTCGGCCTCGGTCATGGGCGTGAGCGTGACGAAGCGGCCGATGAGCGGCGCGGACCGTGGGCGGCGAGCGGGCATGCCCCGAGTCTCGCACGTGCGCGATGGACGGCCCATGGCCCGGAGGCGTCGAGCAGGTCGACGCTGACCCGATAACCGAATGTTGCCTGTGGAAGCGGTGCGCGCACCATCCGACGCCCGTACGATGACCCCGGAACCGCCTACCGTCGCAGAGAAGGGACCCGGGGGAAATGGGAGCACTGGACGACCTCGCCAAGAACGCGCAGGAGTTCGTGGAGCAGAACAAGGACAAGATCGACGAGGCGCTCAACAGCGAGCAGGCCGAGGACATCAGCGACAAGGTCCTCGACGCGGTCTCGGACACCGCCAAGAAGGTCCTGCCCGACGAGCACGACGCCAAGGTCGACGAGGTGCGCGCCAACATCGACAAGTCGATCGGCACCGAGCCGTAGGCCGGCACTCGATCACGTGAGAGAAGGGCGGATGCCACGCGGCATCCGCCCTTCATCGATTCCCGGGTTCGGGCGGGTTCACCCGCACAATCACGGGACTCGCGAGACCAGACCCACGGGGACGGCGCCGCACGCCGCGCGCACCACCCACCGAACCCGAGTTTGCGCGAGTGCACCCACGCAAACACGGGACTCGCGCCCGACGCACACCCGTACCGCACACCGCGTGCGCCGCACACCCACCGACTCCCGGGTTCGGGCGGGTTCACCCGCACAAACGCGGGACTCGCGAGACCAGACCCACGGCGACGGCGCCGCACGCCGCGCGCAACACCCACCGAATCCCGAGTTTGCGCGAGTGCACCCACGCAAACACGGGACTCGCGCACGACGCACACCCCGACCGCACACCGCGTCCGCCGCACACTCACCGAATCCCGGGTTCGGGCGGGTTCACCCGCACAAACACGGGACTCGAGAGACCAGACCCACGGGGACGGCGCCGCACGCCGACGGCGCCACGCGCCGCATCCGCCGCACACCCACCGAATCACGGGTTCGCGTGGGTGCACCCGCGAAAACACGGGACTCGCGCAACCGCGGGACGCGGGAACACCCCGGCCCGCACCTGCCCGCACCTACCCCCGGCGCAGCGCGGCGCGGCGCGGCGGCTCAGTCGAGCAGGTCGTGCAGCTGCACGATCTCGTCGCGGCCCGGCCCGACGCCGATCGCCGAGAACCGGGCGCCCGACATCGCCTCGAGCGCGCGCACGTAGCTCTGCGCGTTGGCGGGCAGGTCCTCGAACGAGCGCGCCCCCGAGATGTCCTCGGTCCAGCCGGGGAAGTCCTCGTACACGGGCTTCGCGTGGTGGAAGTCGGACTGCGAGACCGGCACCTCGTCGACGATCGTGCCGTCGACGTCGTACGCGACCGCGACGGGGATCCGCTCGATGCCGGTGAGCACGTCGAGCTTGGTGAGCACGAAGTCGGTCACGCCGTTGATGCGTGCGGTGTAGCGTGCGATGGGCGCGTCGTACCATCCGGTGCGCCGGCGGCGGCCCGTCGTGGTGCCGTACTCGTGGCCGGTCTCGGCGAGGAACTCGCCCCAGTGGTCGAACAGCTCGGTCGGGAACGGGCCCGAGCCGACGCGCGTGGTGTACGCCTTCACGATGCCGATGACGCGGTCGATGCGGTTCGGCGCGACGCCCGACCCGGTGACGGCGCCACCCGAGGTCGCGTTCGACGACGTCACGAAGGGGTACGTGCCGTGGTCGACGTCGAGCATGGTCGCCTGGCCGCCCTCGAAGAGCACGGTCTCGCCGGCCTCGAGCGCACGGTGCAGCAGCAGCGAGGTGTCGGTCACCATCGGGCGCAGCCGCTCGGTGTAGCTCAGCAGCTCGTCGACGACCTCGTCGACGCCGATCGCGCGCCGGTTGTAGACCTTGACGAGCAGGTGGTTCTTCTGGTCGAGGGCGCCCTCGACCTTCTGCCGCAGGATGTTCTCGTCGAAGAGGTCCTGCATGCGGATGCCGACGCGGTTGATCTTGTCGGCGTAGGTCGGGCCGATGCCGCGGCCGGTCGTGCCGATCTGGCGCTTGCCGAGGAAGCGCTCGGTGACCTTGTCGAGCGTGCGGTGGTACTGCGTGATCACGTGCGCGTTCGCGGAGATCTTCAGCTTGGACGTGTCGACGCCGCGCGACTCGAGCCCCTCGATCTCCTCGAAGAGCACCTCGATGTCGACCACGACGCCGTTCGCGATCACGGGCGTGACGCCCTTGGTGAGGATCCCGGAGGGCAGCAGGTGCAGGGCGTACTTCTCGTCGCCCACGACGACGGTGTGCCCGGCGTTGTTGCCTCCGTTGAACTTGACCACGTAGTCCAGGCGCGAGGAGAGCAGGTCGGTCGCCTTGCCCTTGCCCTCATCGCCCCACTGTGCTCCGATCAGCACGACCGCGGGCATATCAGTCCTCTCCTGCCGCGTCGGCGGCGATCGGTTCGGCGACGGGGTCGCCGGTGTGCGCCTCGGCGCCGACGGCGGGGGCGAACGCGCCCGCGCCGGCACCGACGACGGTGATGAGCTGGGTGGGCGTGAACTCCGACGCGATGCGCGCGGGCGCCTCGGGATCGGCCGCGGCGAGATCGTCGGCGGCGCGCTCGGCGCGCGCGTCGAGGCCGAGGCGCTCGGCTGCGCGGCGCTCGGCGTCGAGGGCGCGCAGGTACGCGCGGTTGGGCTCCTCGGACCACGGCACGGGCGTGCCGGGGCTCCATCCGGATGCCGCGAGCTGCTCGCGCGCGAGGTCGACGGCGACGACGGCGTACGCGAAGGCGTCGAGCGCGCGCCCCTCGGAGTCGGCGAGGTCGGCCAGCTCGGCCCAGGCGAGCGGCGACGACGGGTGCTCCGCGACGACTCCGGCGACGCGGCCCCGGTCGGCGTCGGTCAACGCCTGCCGGACCTCGGGTTCGTCGGCGAGCACCGCCTCGCCCTCCACGGGGGTCTGTTCCTGAGTCACACTCAACGGTATCGCATGGGCATTCCGCGGCCCGGGCTCAGGGGAGCCCGCGCCGTCATCCGGTGCGCACGACCGGCTGCACCCCGGCGAGCGTGGGCCCGAGTCCGAGGTCGACGAGCATCACGCGCCCAGCGACCTCGACCGCGGGTCCGGACAGCAGCCCCGCCTTCACCGCGCCCATCGTGACGGTGACATCCGCGGGCAGCACCGTCGGGTCGGGCACGCTCCCGTCGTCGGGCGAGATCCCGCTCGGCAGGTCGACGGCGACGACGAGCGGATGGCGCGGCGCGCGCCCCGCACGTGCGCCCCACTCGGGCCCGAGCCGATCGAGCACGCGCGCCACGACCTCGCGTGCACGACCCCGAAGCGCGGGGCTCGCCGCGGCGCCGATCCCGAGGATGCCGTCGACGAGCACGTCGGCCCGCTCGACGACCGCGTCGAACCCGGGGTCGGCGTCGGGGTCGAGCTCGGTCGCGCCCGCGCGGCGCGCCGCCTCGGCGCCGGCCTCGTGCAGGCGCGAGCCGACGGCGACGATCCGCACGTCGGCGCCCCGGTCGGCGAGGTGCGCGCCGGCGAAGAGCGCGTCGCCCCCGTTGTCGCCCGACCCGGCGAGCACGACGACGAGCGGGCGCGGCGCGCCATCCGTCGCCGCGCCACCGTCCGCGGGGGTAGCGTCGCGGTCGCCCGCGGCGGTCGCTTCACGGTCGCCCACCGGGCTCGCGTCGCCGTTGCCGGCGGCGTTCGCCTCGCGGTCCCCCACGGGGGTCGATTCGCGAAGCGCGGACGGCGTCGGGCCCGTCGCGCTGTCGGGAAACGACCCTCCTGGGGCGGAACCGAGCAGCCGCCCGACCTCGTCGGCGAGCGCGCGGGCCGCGCGCTGCATGAGCGGCTCGCCGGCCGCGATCAGCGGGGCCTCGGCGGCCCGCACCTGCGCGGCCGTGTAGCCCTCGCGCGGCGATGGCGCATGCGGCATGGCGGCATCGATGCTCACGCGGCCGAGCCTACGCCGCCGCGTCATCCGTTCCGAGCCGCCGCGTCATCGTGGGCGGCCGGCACGGCAGAGGGGCCGGGCCCGCAGGCCCGACCCCTCACGCTCGCGTGGTCAGCGTGTCACTTGACG from Agromyces aurantiacus includes these protein-coding regions:
- a CDS encoding sodium/solute symporter, which codes for MNPAVGYAAIATVAAASVLIGVYGLRISRTTSDFYVASRTVRPWWNASAIGGEYLSAASFLGIAGLILLTGASALWFPIGYTAGYLMLLLFVAAPLRRSGAYTIPDFTEARLESGAVRRVTSVLVVVIGWLYIVPQLQGAALTVRITTGLPSWAGSVAVALLVAVVVAAGGMRSITFVQAFQFWLKLAALAIPVVALLIVTGAVEPALAPSAAFPAEAGPAGLEVYRTVSLMVALLFGTLGLPHVLVRFYTNPDGPAARRTTVIVLALLSAFYLFPTLFGLLGRSFAPDLASAGEADALVLVLPDRLVPGLGGQLLTALVIGGAFAAFLSTSSGLVVSVAGVISQDLLGGSVRGFRIAAFASTAVPLAVALATEPAGLAGSVGLVFAFTASTLGPVLILGIWWRGLTARGAIAGMATGALLSGAAILGGALVAASAPAIRPLVEQPAAWTVPIAVLVTVLVSRADRRRVPRGVDAFLARLHLPERGGA
- a CDS encoding Rv0909 family putative TA system antitoxin, which translates into the protein MGALDDLAKNAQEFVEQNKDKIDEALNSEQAEDISDKVLDAVSDTAKKVLPDEHDAKVDEVRANIDKSIGTEP
- a CDS encoding LytR/AlgR family response regulator transcription factor, with translation MISVLIADDEQPAVDELAFLLGQDPRIGTIHRATSGSEAIRILTREPVDAAFLDIHMPGLSGFDLARALQRFEHKPAFVFVTADEEGALEAFDLAAVDYLLKPVRTERLQRSVTRIVEAMRQAQPGTTDAAAARPEMIAVTLGGTTRMIRRDDVRYVQAQGDYARLHTDEASYLVRVPMSDLERQWADAGFVRVHRSYLVALPHVTRVRLGGERPTVVVGQAELPVSRRLLPGLRDRLEQATPRARP
- a CDS encoding sensor histidine kinase, producing the protein MPESMLLVAAAGVVAGALAVGVVVLLRRLVVQSRELGTDAEQATYQTLHLASRAAKHLRGDMTESDAARAARQLRAMLGADTLALVMAGGPVAVDGDETLVAAAERLADEAVASGRPQVERRVPTPSGETDAAAAPIRAGDEVVGAVVAFAPRVRAGLVRATGEVAEWVAAQVELGELDASRAALAELEVRALRAQISPHFIYNSLNAIASFINTDPAKARELVLEFADFTRYSFRRHGDFTTVAEELRSIDSYLELERARFGDRLKVTLQVAPEVLSTVIPFLSIQPLVENAVRHGLEGKEGGGRITITAEDRGADAEITVEDDGVGIDPEVVAEVLAGGTPGEHVGLRNVDLRLRQVYGDEHGLVVETNVGAGTLVRMRVPKSQPGRSAASVDVGGRGADGRLVP
- a CDS encoding adenylosuccinate synthase yields the protein MPAVVLIGAQWGDEGKGKATDLLSSRLDYVVKFNGGNNAGHTVVVGDEKYALHLLPSGILTKGVTPVIANGVVVDIEVLFEEIEGLESRGVDTSKLKISANAHVITQYHRTLDKVTERFLGKRQIGTTGRGIGPTYADKINRVGIRMQDLFDENILRQKVEGALDQKNHLLVKVYNRRAIGVDEVVDELLSYTERLRPMVTDTSLLLHRALEAGETVLFEGGQATMLDVDHGTYPFVTSSNATSGGAVTGSGVAPNRIDRVIGIVKAYTTRVGSGPFPTELFDHWGEFLAETGHEYGTTTGRRRRTGWYDAPIARYTARINGVTDFVLTKLDVLTGIERIPVAVAYDVDGTIVDEVPVSQSDFHHAKPVYEDFPGWTEDISGARSFEDLPANAQSYVRALEAMSGARFSAIGVGPGRDEIVQLHDLLD
- a CDS encoding NAD(P)H-hydrate epimerase — protein: MSIDAAMPHAPSPREGYTAAQVRAAEAPLIAAGEPLMQRAARALADEVGRLLGSAPGGSFPDSATGPTPSALRESTPVGDREANAAGNGDASPVGDREATAAGDRDATPADGGAATDGAPRPLVVVLAGSGDNGGDALFAGAHLADRGADVRIVAVGSRLHEAGAEAARRAGATELDPDADPGFDAVVERADVLVDGILGIGAAASPALRGRAREVVARVLDRLGPEWGARAGRAPRHPLVVAVDLPSGISPDDGSVPDPTVLPADVTVTMGAVKAGLLSGPAVEVAGRVMLVDLGLGPTLAGVQPVVRTG
- a CDS encoding solute symporter family protein, with protein sequence MLHFEAASTSPGNPWLNIGIFGAFVAITMVIVFRASRNNKTAADYYAAGRSFTGGQNGSAIAGDYLSAASFLGIVGAIAMTGYDGFLYSIGFLVAWLVALLLVAELLRNTGKFTMADVLSFRLKQRPVRIAAATTTLVVCFFYLLAQMAGAGGLVSLLLGVGDGVGQAVVITVVGALMILYVLVGGMKGTTWVQIIKAVLLIAGAGVMTVWVLAMFGFNFSSLLDRAVEVAGNPAILDPGLKYGVSDVSKIDFVSLGLALVLGTAALPHVLMRFYTVPTAKEARKSVVWAIWLIGIFYVFTLVLGYGAAALVGPEVIAAAPGGPNSAAPLLAFSLGGPLLLGLISAIAFATILAVVAGLTITAAASFAHDIYASVVKKGSPEPGAEVKVARRTVVIIGIVAIIGGIGANGQNVAFLVALAFAVAASANLPTIVYSLFWKGFTTRGALWSMYGGLISAIVLIALSPVVSGSETSMLKTEAIDFAIFPLSNPGIISIPLAFLLGWIVSVLDKRREDPVKQAEMEVRSLTGLGAEKAVQH
- a CDS encoding DUF3151 family protein, whose product is MTQEQTPVEGEAVLADEPEVRQALTDADRGRVAGVVAEHPSSPLAWAELADLADSEGRALDAFAYAVVAVDLAREQLAASGWSPGTPVPWSEEPNRAYLRALDAERRAAERLGLDARAERAADDLAAADPEAPARIASEFTPTQLITVVGAGAGAFAPAVGAEAHTGDPVAEPIAADAAGED
- a CDS encoding DUF485 domain-containing protein, which codes for MSEPDAPEPPQHGAPGPRADAEDPAARRPETPAPRPAPPGRVRVTAPRTEAAAASARRSTARRRSSAPGAGPTSDVQAVYVRSLIRSQLRLAIVCAVAFVGATAVFAIGVAALPALDETFVAGVPVSWLLLGLGVYPLAITVAALYVRAAARNEARYRALAEDS
- a CDS encoding DUF485 domain-containing protein; translation: MGNDAQSADVDLSHVDYPAVQQSPEFQELRRTHRSFVFPVLGACLVWYFAYVLLAVYAVDFMSTRVFGSINVAMLLGLAQVVTTFAVTMWYVRFANRHFDPQAERIRDEIETGVFAERLAANGEGVTR
- a CDS encoding GNAT family N-acetyltransferase, whose translation is MPARRPRSAPLIGRFVTLTPMTEADMVALERAIRRPEVFANGFGGGPSGLPADADAFAEFFARSYTPADDALPFAVRLRGGADDGTIVGGTKLGDLDLHNESAHIGWTAYDPRVWGTAVNPEAKLLLLGLAFDHGFGRVKLQADALNARSRAAIERLGGRFEGVLRRVQRRPDGSWRDTAVYSILADEWPAVRAGLEARLAERGERPVELARAVAAP